In the Clostridium cellulovorans 743B genome, TATAAATATCCTTTTAATGAAAACTTATCTGCTAGCACAACAGGTTAAATTAAAAGTTTATATCATAAAAGCTTTTCTTTAGTTCTATCGTTTCTTTAAAAGTTCTTTTAATTATATCTATAATACTAGAAGAAGTATTACCTTCCCCGTATGGATCTGACATCTTTTGCATTTTTATTATAAACTCATCTGACATCATTTTTTTAATAGCTTCATAAATGCTATTTATATCAATGTCACAATCTATAATAGACGCCGTTCTAAGTCTTCCTTTTTGTCTATCTCCAATATTAACTGTTGGCTTTTTAAATATTGGTGCTTCAATTATACCACTAGAAGAGTTACCTAATACAAAACCACAATGCTTCATTGCACTTAAATACTTCATTTGTCCCATTGATGTAAATGCTATAGCTTTTTTAGGATTTTCTATAACATACTGATCAATCATTTTATTAATTTCTCTCCCATTGGTATCAGCATTAGCCTTTGTAAATATCATATTCAAATCTTGAAATTTATCTAAAACTTTTAACAAATTAGCAAATTGTTCCTTTGGAGAAGCCTCATCTAAAGTAACTGGATGATAAGTTATTAGAGCCGTTTTATTTGTAACTTTAAAATCAATAACTGCTTCAAGCTGTTCTTTTGTTAATAACTTTAGATTCTTTATATTTTCAGCGCCTAACGCACCTACATTAAAAACCCTAACTGGATCTTCACCTAATTGAATAATACGTTTTTTATATTCCTCTGCACATGCAAAATGAATATAACTCATTTTAGTTATACTATGCCTTATAGCATCATCAAAAGCACCTTCAGTAAGTTCTCCTCCATGAATATGAGCAATAGGAATTTTCATAATCATCGCAGCTTCCGCCATAGCTAAAGCTTCATACCTATCCCCTAAAATTACAATCAAATCTGGTTTAATTCTTTCAAGCACATCTGCAAAACTAATTAATCCAAGTCCCATAGATTTTACTATGCTAGTTGAGGTATCTGAACTTAATAACATTTCTACCTTCTCATCAATGTTGAAACCATCTTCTTCAATTTCCTTATATGTAAGTCCAAACTCCGTGGATAAATGCATTGCTGTAACCACAAGTTTAAGTTCTAATTCATTATCTAAAGATATTTTTTTTATCAACGGCTTTAAAAGTCCATATTCCGCTCTAGTTCCTGTTAATACACATATTCTCATAATTCGATCAACTCATCTTCATCAAAATCTCTTTTAGCAAAAGTTCCAATTACTCCATCCCATTTCATTGGACTAATGCCATTTCCCGGTCTTTTAACAGTAAGGTTTTCTTCCGTAAAAATCTCACCTTTCCTTATAGACCTTTTAGCAACAATACTTTTTCTAGCTATATCTTTATTTTTAATTTCTGAAGAAGACGGCATTTTCGACTCACTACCTAATGCACTTTCAATATTCCTAATGGCCTTAACCATTGCTTCAAGCTCATCTGGTTCTAAACTTGCTTTATGATCAGGGCCCTCCATTGTTTTATCTAATGTGAAATGTTTTTCTATTACTGTTGCTCCTATTGCTACTGCCGCAATAGGAACTTCTATACCTAAAGTATGGTCAGAATATCCTATTTCCACATTAAAAGTATTTTTAAGTACATTCATAGCCCTAAGATTTACATCTGTCATTGGAGTAGGATATTCAGTATTACAATGAAGTACTGTTACCTTTGGGACATCTGTTAATTTTTCTAAAGCTTCTTGAATTTCTTTTAAATCACTCATACCAGTAGATATTATCACTTCTTTTTTTAGTGAATTTATCTTTCTTAAATACGGTAAATTAGTAATTTCTCCAGAAGGAATTTTAAACAATTTCATATCTAAATTATCTAAAAAATCAATGCTTTCCATATCAAAAGCAGTGGAAAGAAACATTATATCACTATTCTCGCAATAAACTTTTAAAGCTTTAAAGTCTTCATAAGAAAGTTCAAGTTTTCTAAGCATTTGAAGTTGACTTTCTTCTGAATTTGTTGCTTTCTTTTGATACTCTGCTTTATTTGCAAATTTAGAAACTAAATTTGCAGATTTAAAAGTTTGGAATTTTACTGCATCAACACCAGCTTTTTTTGCTTCATCTATCATTTTGTAAGCTAAGCCAATATCTCCATTATGATTAACTCCAGCTTCAGCTATTATAAAAACTTTATTCTCCATGCTTACCTCCGTCCAAAATCTCTGCTGGTTTACACACAACAGTAGTATTTGCTAAAACATCCTTTACCACAAAAGCACCTAGCCCAACAATGCTACCTTCTCCTAAAGTACATCCTTGCATTATAGAAGCTCTAGCCCCTACAAGAACCTCTTTTTCTATAGAGACATTTCCAGATACAGCACTTAAAGGATTGATAACAGAAAAATCATCAATCCTTGTATCATGACCTATTGTGCAATTATTATTTATAAGTGAGAAATCTCCAATCGTTACATCATTAGAAATAGTTACTCCTGGAGCAATTACATTACCATAGCCAAGACTAACTCTTGATAATATATTTACTGATGGATGTATTATATTAGGGAAAACAATACCTGGCAGATCTTTTAATACTTTCTCAAAAACTTTTCTTTTAACTTTTGGAAAGCCTAAAGGTAAAACAACTCCTACAACTGGATAATCTTTTATAAATGTTATTAAATCATCGTCAGAAACAACAGAATACCCATGAATTTCACTTATACTTTTATTGTCAACAAAAGCAAGAAATTTATAAACATCATTTCTGTTGTATTTATTTATATCATCAATAATATCTTTGGCCTCCATAGAAGTGCCACCAGTTCCAATTATTAAAGTAGGAAGTCCTTCCCATTTCATTTTTTCACCAACCATTCAATTATTCTTTAAAAAGTGCATATAATATTACTTATTGAACACCTAGAGCATTTAACATATTTTCCATTTCTTCTATCTGTCCCATATCAAGCCATGATTTATCACTTACAGGATATACTCCGACTCTTTTACCTATTTTAATATAATCTTCCGCTAAAGTTGGGAGATCATAGAAAGTATCTTCTGGAACGTCAAAAAGAACTTCTGGTTCTAAGATATACATCCCTGTGTTAATTAAATAGTTAAACTCTGGTTTTTCTGTTGAACCTTTCATTGATCCATCATTATTTAATTTGATAACTCCATAAGGAATAGTAATATTTTTTAAGGAAGATACAATAGTAATCTTATTTTCTTGCTTTTTATGAAAATCTAAAATATCTGCATAATCAGCATCAATTAACACATCACAATTAGACACAAAAAATGTTTCTCTTATCGTATCTTTAAGCAATGATAAGCTTCCCCCAGTTCCAAGTGGCTTTTCTTCCTCTACATAAAAAACGTTATAATTCTTATCAACTTCTGAAAAATAAGATTTAATCATATTTTTTCTATAGTTCACTGTTAAATGAAAATCCTTACACCCAAACTTGTTAAAATTATTAATAATCCTTTCAATAATAGGAGTATCACCTATAGGAATTAATGGTTTAGGAAGAATCTTTGTATATGGGTATAATCTAGTACCTTTACCTCCAGCCATGATAACCACTGGGTTATCAATAGTTCTCGAGTTTTTAATATGTTCACCCATTTCATCATTCCAAAAAACTACTCTTATAACGACTTTTTTCTCATCAACTATAGGTAATGCGGTAATAAGATATTGTTGCATTACGTCCTTAGCTCTATATTCCTCATTACTCATCAAGTATTTTGGTTCTCTATTCATGATGGTTTTCACAGGAGCATTCAAGTCTCCATTTTTCAAAATCCATCTTCTTATATCTCCATCAGTTAATGTTGCTATTAATGCCATACTTTCATCAACAACGAAAAGTATCTTTCTTGCGCTGGTATCAATTTTCTTTAGTGCAGCAATAATAGTCATTTCCTTATCTATCATCATATTAGCAATATCCATAACATACTCCTCTACTGTTATTCTGATAATTCTTTTAAAATTGATAATACATACTGTACATCATCATCTGATAAATTACTGCTACATGGAATACTTAAAATCCTATCAATATAATATTTTGCTTTTTCGATGTTATAAGCAAAGGATTCTTTATAGGGTTGTTGTTCATTTATAAGTCCCCATATTGGTCTTGTTTGAACACCTTTTTCATTTAAATGCTTTAACAATTCATCCCTACTATACTTAAAATCATCTGCAATAAATAAAGAGTAAAACCACTTATTTGATCTTATATTTTTGTTAAAAGGTAGAATACTTAATCCTTTAATATTCTCTATTCCCTTTTTATATGCTTCATAATTCTTCTCTTTTGTTTTGATAAAATCTTCTAATTGCTGAAGTTGTGCTTTTCCTAAAGCAGCTTGTAAATTAGTCATTCTATAATTATATCCAATATCATTATGAATATAATATAGTACATCATCCTTTGCTTGAGTTGATAAATATTTCGCCTTTTTCAGTAAATCATTGTTTGTACTAACTAGCATACCACCACCACCAGTAGTAATGATTTTATTTCCATTAAAAGAGTAAGCACCAAAGTCACCGATAGTTCCTGCAAACTTACCCTTATATTCACCAGTTTCATAATAACTACCTAAGGCTTCAGTAGCATCTTCTATAACTTTAATATTATAAGCCTTAGCGATTTTCATTATTTCTTCCATATCAGCTAAGTTTCCAAAAACATGAACTATTACAATTGCTTTAATATGCCTTTTAGAAATCTTATTTATCAATTTTCCGTTTACAAAATCGCATTGCGTATCAATAAAACTCTGAAGCTTTATTACATCTATGGTTAAAGAATCATCACAATCCATAAAAACTGGCTCTGCATGTAAATACTTCACAGGGTTTACTGCTGCAATAAATGTTAAAGTAGGAACAATTACTTCATCATCACTTTGAACGTCAGCTAATCTAAGTGATAAATGTAATGCTGCAGTACCACTTTGGCAAGCTACTGCTTCAGGCATCTTAAGATATGAAGCAATATCCGTTTCAAAATCCTCAATATATTTTCCGCCTGTGGAAACCCATTCACTTTCAACAGCGTTAGTCACATATTCTAATTCTCTTCCATTAAAATTAGGTACACTAAGTGGGATAAATCTTTTCTCCATATATTTCACTACTTTCTTTTTTCGTAATCATTATGTACTAAATGTTGTAAATATCTATCTTATATTTATCTAAGTTATTTTTTAACCAATTAATTGTCTCAGCAATTCCTTCTTCAAAGGAGTACTTTGGCTCCCAATTTGTTAAAGACTTAATCTTTTTATTTGAACCTAAAAGTCTTTCTACTTCACTCTTTTCTGGTCTTATTCTGTCATCATCACAGATAATTTTAGCCTTAGGATTGATTTGTCTTATTAATTCACTGGCAAGTTCCCCAATTGAAATTTCATTTTCAGTTGCTATATTTATCTCTTCTCCAATAGCTTTTTCTGATTTTGCTATCTCAATAAATCCTCTCGCTGTATCCTTAACATAGTTAAAATCTCTTGTTGGTGTTAATGACCCTAATCTAATTTCTTCTTTTCCCGCCAATAACTGAGTTATGATAGTTGGTATTACAGCCCTTGCTGATTGTCTTGGTCCATATGTATTAAAAGGTCTTACAATGGTTATTGGCATATTGAAACTTCTATAAAATGATTCAGCAATTCTATCCGCTCCAATTTTTGTTGCAGAATAAGGAGACTGACCTTGGAAAGGATGTTTTTCATCAATAGGAACATATTGTGCTGTTCCGTAAACTTCTGAGGTCGATGTAACGAGTACTCTTTCAGTATTCAAATCCCTCGCTGCTTGAAGCACATTCAACGTTCCTTTTATATTTGTATCAACATAAGAATCTGGTGAGTGATAACTAAATGGAATCGCTATTAATGCTGCTAAATGAAATACTTCATCAATTCCTTCCATTGCTTTTCTTACACCATTTGGATCTCTTATATCTCCAGTAAATACATCAATTGAATTTAATTTATCCTTTGGAAGAGTATCTAGCCACCCCCAAGTATTAAAAGAGTTATAATAAGCAAAAGCTCTTACATCATATCCCTCCTCTAAAAGAAGCTCCGTAAGATGACTTCCTATAAATCCATCTGCACCTGTTACTAATACTTTTTTCATTGCTGTCCTCCATTTATACTTATTCTTAAAACTACAACAAATTTCTATATGACTATTCAAAAATCAATATGAAATATGAAGAGTCTTTAGTGAAACATCTATACTATAAATATTTTACCAACAATTACATTGCTTTAACTAAAATACTATAATATTATCTTTAATTATTTAACTTATCTAATTCGTCTTT is a window encoding:
- the neuC gene encoding UDP-N-acetylglucosamine 2-epimerase translates to MRICVLTGTRAEYGLLKPLIKKISLDNELELKLVVTAMHLSTEFGLTYKEIEEDGFNIDEKVEMLLSSDTSTSIVKSMGLGLISFADVLERIKPDLIVILGDRYEALAMAEAAMIMKIPIAHIHGGELTEGAFDDAIRHSITKMSYIHFACAEEYKKRIIQLGEDPVRVFNVGALGAENIKNLKLLTKEQLEAVIDFKVTNKTALITYHPVTLDEASPKEQFANLLKVLDKFQDLNMIFTKANADTNGREINKMIDQYVIENPKKAIAFTSMGQMKYLSAMKHCGFVLGNSSSGIIEAPIFKKPTVNIGDRQKGRLRTASIIDCDIDINSIYEAIKKMMSDEFIIKMQKMSDPYGEGNTSSSIIDIIKRTFKETIELKKSFYDINF
- a CDS encoding NAD-dependent 4,6-dehydratase LegB, whose product is MKKVLVTGADGFIGSHLTELLLEEGYDVRAFAYYNSFNTWGWLDTLPKDKLNSIDVFTGDIRDPNGVRKAMEGIDEVFHLAALIAIPFSYHSPDSYVDTNIKGTLNVLQAARDLNTERVLVTSTSEVYGTAQYVPIDEKHPFQGQSPYSATKIGADRIAESFYRSFNMPITIVRPFNTYGPRQSARAVIPTIITQLLAGKEEIRLGSLTPTRDFNYVKDTARGFIEIAKSEKAIGEEINIATENEISIGELASELIRQINPKAKIICDDDRIRPEKSEVERLLGSNKKIKSLTNWEPKYSFEEGIAETINWLKNNLDKYKIDIYNI
- the neuB gene encoding N-acetylneuraminate synthase → MENKVFIIAEAGVNHNGDIGLAYKMIDEAKKAGVDAVKFQTFKSANLVSKFANKAEYQKKATNSEESQLQMLRKLELSYEDFKALKVYCENSDIMFLSTAFDMESIDFLDNLDMKLFKIPSGEITNLPYLRKINSLKKEVIISTGMSDLKEIQEALEKLTDVPKVTVLHCNTEYPTPMTDVNLRAMNVLKNTFNVEIGYSDHTLGIEVPIAAVAIGATVIEKHFTLDKTMEGPDHKASLEPDELEAMVKAIRNIESALGSESKMPSSSEIKNKDIARKSIVAKRSIRKGEIFTEENLTVKRPGNGISPMKWDGVIGTFAKRDFDEDELIEL
- a CDS encoding nucleotidyltransferase family protein; amino-acid sequence: MDIANMMIDKEMTIIAALKKIDTSARKILFVVDESMALIATLTDGDIRRWILKNGDLNAPVKTIMNREPKYLMSNEEYRAKDVMQQYLITALPIVDEKKVVIRVVFWNDEMGEHIKNSRTIDNPVVIMAGGKGTRLYPYTKILPKPLIPIGDTPIIERIINNFNKFGCKDFHLTVNYRKNMIKSYFSEVDKNYNVFYVEEEKPLGTGGSLSLLKDTIRETFFVSNCDVLIDADYADILDFHKKQENKITIVSSLKNITIPYGVIKLNNDGSMKGSTEKPEFNYLINTGMYILEPEVLFDVPEDTFYDLPTLAEDYIKIGKRVGVYPVSDKSWLDMGQIEEMENMLNALGVQ
- a CDS encoding LegC family aminotransferase; protein product: MEKRFIPLSVPNFNGRELEYVTNAVESEWVSTGGKYIEDFETDIASYLKMPEAVACQSGTAALHLSLRLADVQSDDEVIVPTLTFIAAVNPVKYLHAEPVFMDCDDSLTIDVIKLQSFIDTQCDFVNGKLINKISKRHIKAIVIVHVFGNLADMEEIMKIAKAYNIKVIEDATEALGSYYETGEYKGKFAGTIGDFGAYSFNGNKIITTGGGGMLVSTNNDLLKKAKYLSTQAKDDVLYYIHNDIGYNYRMTNLQAALGKAQLQQLEDFIKTKEKNYEAYKKGIENIKGLSILPFNKNIRSNKWFYSLFIADDFKYSRDELLKHLNEKGVQTRPIWGLINEQQPYKESFAYNIEKAKYYIDRILSIPCSSNLSDDDVQYVLSILKELSE
- a CDS encoding acetyltransferase → MKWEGLPTLIIGTGGTSMEAKDIIDDINKYNRNDVYKFLAFVDNKSISEIHGYSVVSDDDLITFIKDYPVVGVVLPLGFPKVKRKVFEKVLKDLPGIVFPNIIHPSVNILSRVSLGYGNVIAPGVTISNDVTIGDFSLINNNCTIGHDTRIDDFSVINPLSAVSGNVSIEKEVLVGARASIMQGCTLGEGSIVGLGAFVVKDVLANTTVVCKPAEILDGGKHGE